Proteins encoded together in one Argiope bruennichi chromosome 1, qqArgBrue1.1, whole genome shotgun sequence window:
- the LOC129968829 gene encoding putative cyclin-dependent serine/threonine-protein kinase DDB_G0272797/DDB_G0274007 produces the protein METYWMVLFLLVGVQLTLAQTDASDESLTSRITSEPDSSYKSTEQPTTADAVASSTDAKVDEKPSIAEVLFRAPSSIKTAGFGQRVKTPETSSSYALPWNSEDTTVKATFPTVVTTQSTASVQWQQIHHDPPQQEQRVQQQHHYQQVQPQQQQQQVQQQQQVQPQQQVQQQHHYQQPTQQQIRQPTQQQQHHYQQTHQQNQPIQQQERVHQLQQEQSRQQQQVQQQFSPQPTQQQQHQYQNRQQQQQFYQHRQQQPEQQKQEPTNQGFQEIDNISKGKQYKAATIKTAPPSQQVQQQENVNEVDPKTKTPAPFQAQPSEEERLKKADQALEEFFSDILQNLSVKMKTGMDEPLGEILDPVRLDDMQLQPLVAGEVFDVKMNQITVGGLSDYRITQLESQLNESRIKVGIHYPKLYANCLFRANGSLYEIFKVTGSGNATIIFNEVHARTVLYLTKDNGVLQVTSADQPYVDFKRAEILFRDEDAKEDAEPIKAESVATQLGPLYFWVLTANAVDKVDYPLALYFNKALQDFPLKNFIEGHIFRQRHLRIHVPHNPIPYAFVSSDFGEQVRASA, from the exons ATGGAGACGTATTGGATGGTGCTGTTCCTTCTAGTTGGAGTACAGCTAACACTCGCACAAACTG atGCAAGTGATGAAAGTTTGACTTCACGGATAACATCAGAGCCAGATTCTTCCTACAAGAGTACTGAGCAACCAACAACAGCTGATGCTGTAGCATCGTCAACTGATGCAAAAGTTGATGAAAAGCCTTCCATTGCTGAAGTTTTATTCAGGGCACCATCCTCGATTAAAACAGCAGGTTTTGGTCAGAGGGTGAAAACACCAGAAACCAGCAGCTCTTATGCTTTACCATGGAATTCAGAGGATACAACAGTAAAGGCAACATTTCCTACAGTAGTCACCACTCAAAGCACTGCATCAGTTCAGTGGCAACAGATCCATCATGATCCGCCTCAACAAGAACAGCGAGTACAACAACAGCATCATTACCAACAAGTTCAacctcaacaacaacaacaacaagtacAGCAGCAACAACAAGTACAACCACAACAACAAGTGCAGCAACAACATCACTATCAACAACCAACTCAACAACAGATTAGGCAGCCAACACAGCAACAACAGCATCACTATCAGCAAACACATCAACAAAATCAGCCGATTCAGCAGCAAGAGAGAGTACACCAGCTTCAACAAGAGCAATCACGTCAGCAACAACAAGTACAACAACAGTTTTCGCCACAACCCACTCAACAACAACAGCACCAGTACCAAAACAGACAACAACAGCAGCAGTTCTACCAACATAGGCAACAGCAACCTGAACAACAGAAACAAGAACCAACAAATCAAGGGTTTCAAGAAATTGACAATATATCGAAAGGCAAGCAGTATAAAGCCGCTACAATCAAAACCGCTCCTCCTTCTCAACAAGTTCAACAACAAGAGAATGTAAATGAAGTTGATCCCAAAACTAAAACCCCCGCCCCTTTCCAAGCCCAGCCAAGTGAAGAAGAGAGGCTGAAGAAAGCAGATCAAGCCCTTGAAGAGTTTTTCAGTGACATTCTGCAGAATTTGAGCGTCAAAATGAAAACTGGTATGGATGAGCCTTTGGGTGAGATTCTGGACCCAGTCAGACTCGATGATATGCAGCTTCAACCTTTAGTTGCCGGAGAAGTTTTTGATGTCAAGATGAATCAGATAACTGTAGGTGGATTGTCTGATTATAGAATCACTCAACTCGAAAGTCAACTGAATGAATCTAGAATCAAGGTTGGAATCCATTATCCCAAACTCTATGCGAACTGTCTATTCAGAGCAAATGGGTCTCTATACGAAATTTTCAAGGTAACTGGCAGCGGTAATGCTACGATAATATTCAATGAAGTCCATGCCCGTACTGTTCTGTATCTGACCAAAGACAATGGAGTTCTTCAAGTGACGTCAGCTGATCAACCATACGTTGACTTCAAACGTGCCGAAATTCTTTTCCGAGATGAAGATGCCAAGGAAGATGCAGAACCAATTAAGGCTGAAAGCGTCGCCACCCAGTTAGGGCCCCTCTATTTCTGGGTGCTCACAGCAAATGCAGTAGATAAGGTCGATTATCCACTGGCTTTGTACTTCAACAAGGCTCTCCAAGATTTCCCCCTGAAGAATTTCATTGAAGGGCATATTTTCCGACAAAGGCACTTGCGCATACATGTTCCTCACAACCCCATCCCCTATGCTTTTGTGTCATCAGATTTTGGAGAGCAAGTGAGGGCTtctgcttaa